From the genome of Methanofollis sp. UBA420:
TCAAAGTGGGCTGCGATTACTGCACGAGAGGCGTGAAAGAGCAGTATAGCGGGTTCAAACCCCTCTCCGCGGTCGCCGACGATACCCTTGCCCAGCTCCAGATGATCGGGGACGATCTCTCCCGGATCACCATCAGCGGCGGGGGAGACCCGAGTTGTTACCCGGAATTCCGCGACCTCGTCGAGATCCTGGGAAGTATGGGTGTGCCCCTCCATATCGGTTATACCAGCGGGAAGGGCTTTGACGACCCGGAGATCGCCGACTTCCTCATCGACAACGGCCTCTCAGAGGTCTCGTACACGATCTTCTCGGCAGACCCTGAACTTCGGCGGCGGTACATGCACGACCCCACGCCCGAAGCCTCCCTCGCGGTCCTGCACCACCTCTGCGAGAAGATCGACGTCTATGCCGCTGCGGTGGTCATCCCGGGGGTCAATGACGGCGAAGACCTCGAAAAGACCTGTGCATGGCTCGACGACGCCGGGGCGAAGGGCCTGATCCTGATGAGGTTTGCAAACACGACCGATCAGGGCCTGATCCTGGGCAATGCGCCGATCATCCCTGGCCAGCAGGTGGAGAGCGTCGAGGCGTTCAGGGACAGGATCACCGACCTGAACAGCCGGTTCTCCCTCAAGATCAGCGGCACCCCACTCTGGGACCCTGATATCGGGTCGCCCTTCGCCATCCTCCGGGAACCCGACCTCCTCGCGCGACTCCCCCGCGTGCGGGGGAAGGTCTCGGTGGTCACCGGAAGTGTCGCCGCACCCTTCATCCAGCAGGTCCTGGACGCCTGCGGCGGCGGGTGCAGGGTCGTGCCCGTGCAGAAGGAGATCGCCTGCCTGATCACCATCGACGACCTTGCCGCCCTCGACCTCGCGGACCTTGAAGAGACTGTGGTCCTGCCAGGCCGCTCCTTTGTCCATGACCGCCAGGCGGCGGAGGTGCTTGGCCGTGACGGGACGGTGCGGACGGTGCTCCGCGGCCCTGAGATGCTCACCGCCGACGCCGAGACCTCGATGGGGATGCGGAAAGAAGAAGTGCTCCAGATGGAACTCGACGGCTTTGCCGCCCTCATCCACTTGATAAACCAGAATGGGTGACGTGACGTGCCCCGGTTATAAATTCATCAATACCGCGTCCGGACATTCTGTAAGAGGAAAGCGGGGGGATCGGTGTTCCCCTAATTCTCAAGATCAAAAAAAAGATTTTATTCTGTCCCGTGATTGGAGTTGTGCCGCTCAAGTTCGAGGTTCCGCAGCACGTTCCTCCGGATCTTTCCTGAGATCGTCTTCGGGAGTTCGTCCACGAACTCGATGGCCCGCGGGTACTTGTACGGGGCGGTCGTCCGCTTCACGTACTTCTGAATGTCCTTGATCAGGGCCTCAGATGGTTCGAAACCGGGTGCGAGGATGATGAAGGCCTTGACGATCATGCCCCTGATGACATCGGGCGACCCGACGACTGCACACTCCTGCACAGCCGGATGCTCCATCAGGGCCGACTCCACCTCGAATGGGCCGATCCTGTAGCCTGAACTCTTGATCACGTCGTCGTCCCGGCCCACGAACCAGTAATAGCCGTCCTCATCCCTGTAGGCCTTGTCACCGGTATAATACCAGCCGTCCCTGAACGACTCCCTGTTGGCGTCGGGGTTGCCGACATACTCCATGAACATACCGGGGGGCCTCGGCTCGCTCCAGATGGCGATCCGACCTTCCTCGCCGACCGGGGCCAGCTGGCCGTTCTCGTCATGGAGTTCGATCTTCCAGCCGGGCACAGGTTTGCCCATGGACCCGAACTTCGGCTCCATGTCCTGCAGGGTACCGATGCAGAGCACCGTCTCGGTCTGGCCGTAGCCCTCATAGATCGTCTGCCCTGTCCCTTTCTTCCACACCCTGATCACCTCGGGGTTGAGGGGTTCGCCCGCGCTCGCACAGTGGCGCAGCTGGGAGAAGTCGAACTTGTCGAGGTCGGCGAGTATGAGCATGCGATACACCGTCGGCGGGGCGCAGAAACTCGTCACCTCATACTTCTCCAGCACGGGGAGGAGTTCGGTCGCCTTGAACTTGCCGCGGATGTCGTAGACGAGCGTGCAGGCTCCCCGCACCCAGGGCCCGAAGAACTTGCCCCAGGCGCACTTGCCCCAGCCCGTATCCGCAAGGGTGAAGTGGAGGTCATTCGGCCCGATGCCAAGCCAGTATTTCCCGGTGATCACATGGCCAATCGGATAGGCCTGATTGTGCATGACCATCTTCGGCTCGCCGGTCGTGCCCGAGGAGAAGAAGATAAGCATCGGGTCGGACGACTTCGTCCTCTTCATGCCCGGGAGCTGGACAAGGGTGGTGGAGGCAGGTGCCGGATAGGTGAGTTCGATAGGATAACTGAGCCATCCCGGGATCTCCCCGTCCACCACGAAGCGGGAGACGAGAGTGGGGCATTCGCTGCAGATCTCATCGACTTTCCAGGAGTTCTCGACGTCGGTGATGACCATCTTGAACTTCCCGGCATTCACCCGGTACTTGAGATCCTTAGGGGTCAGCATCGTAGGGGAGGGGCAGAAAATGGCGCCGAGCTTAATGGCTGCAATAGCAAAGATCCACCACTCAGGCACGCGGTGGAGCATAATCATGACCCGGTCCCCCTTGTTAATCCCGTACTTCAGGAGCATGTTCGCTGCCTGGTTCGAGAGGTTCATCAGGTGGCGGAAGGTGAAGTCCTTCTCGTGCCCTTCCTGATCGGTCCAGATCATCGCAAGACGATTGCGATCTTTCTTTGCCCACATATCGACGACGTCAAAGCCGAAGTTGAAATACTCCGGCACCTCCTCCAGATAGGAGGCGAGGACGTCCTCGGGATCCATTTGTGTATGCTCGGCGTCGTGCATAACGATATATCAATGGGGGTACAGGGTAGATATAGTGAGCGCTTTCCCGCGCACGGTGCCGGCAGGTCACATTCAGGGGTCGGGCAGACCAGGAGGGCTATCGTGCCGGAAGCCTTCATCGTGGCACATATGCCAGAATATGCGCAGAAAACTCGAAACGGGACTATGGAGAGATCCTCCTGTGTGGATCCACCATCGTACCATTATAGTTCGCCGGGGGACTACGTCCCCAGTCTCGAAAACCTACGGTTATCTTGACTCACTTCGTTCGTTCCCGCTCAGAATAGGGGAGGGGTGGCAACTCCTCCTCAGGATATCCTCCTCTGTCTTCCCCCATCCTATCCCAGGGATCGGGGGTCCGGGGGCAACGAGAAAGCCATCAGGCTTTCGAGGAATCCCCTGGCAGACAGTATGGGGACGGCAGTGGATCACCGTCCTCCACC
Proteins encoded in this window:
- the mmp10 gene encoding methyl coenzyme M reductase-arginine methyltransferase Mmp10 (Mmp10 (methanogenesis marker protein 10) is a cobalamin-requiring radical SAM methyltransferase that creates the methylarginine modification to methyl coenzyme M reductase.), coding for MAHLTVDIGGRPGVDCRGFCEYCYFKHVGEVEPFGCRYCLPFKVGCDYCTRGVKEQYSGFKPLSAVADDTLAQLQMIGDDLSRITISGGGDPSCYPEFRDLVEILGSMGVPLHIGYTSGKGFDDPEIADFLIDNGLSEVSYTIFSADPELRRRYMHDPTPEASLAVLHHLCEKIDVYAAAVVIPGVNDGEDLEKTCAWLDDAGAKGLILMRFANTTDQGLILGNAPIIPGQQVESVEAFRDRITDLNSRFSLKISGTPLWDPDIGSPFAILREPDLLARLPRVRGKVSVVTGSVAAPFIQQVLDACGGGCRVVPVQKEIACLITIDDLAALDLADLEETVVLPGRSFVHDRQAAEVLGRDGTVRTVLRGPEMLTADAETSMGMRKEEVLQMELDGFAALIHLINQNG
- a CDS encoding AMP-binding protein yields the protein MDPEDVLASYLEEVPEYFNFGFDVVDMWAKKDRNRLAMIWTDQEGHEKDFTFRHLMNLSNQAANMLLKYGINKGDRVMIMLHRVPEWWIFAIAAIKLGAIFCPSPTMLTPKDLKYRVNAGKFKMVITDVENSWKVDEICSECPTLVSRFVVDGEIPGWLSYPIELTYPAPASTTLVQLPGMKRTKSSDPMLIFFSSGTTGEPKMVMHNQAYPIGHVITGKYWLGIGPNDLHFTLADTGWGKCAWGKFFGPWVRGACTLVYDIRGKFKATELLPVLEKYEVTSFCAPPTVYRMLILADLDKFDFSQLRHCASAGEPLNPEVIRVWKKGTGQTIYEGYGQTETVLCIGTLQDMEPKFGSMGKPVPGWKIELHDENGQLAPVGEEGRIAIWSEPRPPGMFMEYVGNPDANRESFRDGWYYTGDKAYRDEDGYYWFVGRDDDVIKSSGYRIGPFEVESALMEHPAVQECAVVGSPDVIRGMIVKAFIILAPGFEPSEALIKDIQKYVKRTTAPYKYPRAIEFVDELPKTISGKIRRNVLRNLELERHNSNHGTE